GGCTGAAGGTGCCCCCCTGCATCTCCTCGGGGGTGAGCTTCCTCTCCCGGGCCCTCTCGGACAGGGCCTGGAGCTCCCTGGCCAGGGCGAGGACCCCCTTCTTGTCCACGTCCCGGATCACCGGCACCAGGAGGCCGTGGGGGGTGTCCACCGCCACCCCGATGTGCACGTAGTCCTTGTAGATGACCTCCTGCCTTTCCGGGTCAAGGGAGGCGTTGAACTTGGGGTAGGCCCTCAGGGTGAGGGCCAGGGCCTTGAGGAGGAAGGCGGTGAGGGTGAGGCGGAAGCCCCGTTCCTCGGCCTTCTTGGCGTAGCGCTTGCGCAAGGCCTCCAGCTCGGTGATGTCCGCCTCGTCAAAGTGGGTCACCATGGGCACCTGGGCCCAGGCCTGGGCCATGGCCCTCGAGGTGGCCTTGCGCACCCCGCTCATGGGCTCACGGCGCACCGGCCCCCACTGGCCGAAGTCGGGGAGCCTGGGCGCAGGGGGCAGAGGCTCGGAGGGGCGCGGGGTCTCCAGAAGCCCCGCTGCCCGCCGCACATCCTCTTCGGTGATCCGCCCCGCGAGCCCCGTGCCCTGCACCTTCAGGATGTCCACCCCGAGCTCCCGGGCAAGCCGCCTTACCGAAGGGGCGGCGGGGACGAGGCGGCGCTCCCCGGGTTCCGGAGCGGGCGGGGAAGCCGCCGCTACCGGAGGGGGCTCGGCGGGAGAAGCCCCCCGGGAAGAGGCCTGGTCCTCCTTGGCCTTGGGCGGGGCCTCCGCATCTACCGCGGCCAGCTCCAGGAAGGGCTGGCCCGGCCTTACCTCCTCGCCCACCCTGACCAGGACCCGCTTCACCACCCCGCCCACCTCCGCGGGCACCTCCATCACCGCCTTGTCCGTTTCCAGCTCCAAGAGGGGCTGGCCCGGGGCCACAGGGTCCCCCTCCTTCACCAGGACCCCCACCACCGTGGCCTGCGTGACGTTATCCCCCAGTTCGGGAAGCCTAAGCTCCATGCTCCCTCCTCACCGCCTGTGGGGCGGCACCTCCTCCAGGCTAAGCCCAAACCGCTGCCTGGCCTCCTCCAGGACCGCGGCCGCAAGCCCCCCGCCCTCCACCAGGAGGACGAGGGCGGCGTAGGCGATGTGCCGGGCGTCCACCTCAAAGAAATCCCGAAGGGCCTCCCGGGTGTCGGAGCGGCCGAAGCCGTCCGTCCCCAGGGCCAGGAAGGGCCGGTTCAGGTAGTCCCGGACCAGGTTGGGCAGGGCCTTGAGGTAGTCCGTGGCCGCCACCACGGGTCCCTCGTGCCCCTCGAGGGCCTCGGCCACGTAGGGCCTGCGGGGCCTGCCGAGGAGCCAGCCTTCCCTTTCCGCCTCTAGGGCGTCCAGGTAGAGGGCCTTGTAGCTGGTGGCGCTCCAGACGTCCGCCACCACCCCGAACTCCTGGAGGAGCTCCTGGGCCTTCAGGGCCTCGTTCAGGATGGACCCCGAGCCCCAAAGCTGCACCCTTAGGCCTTGCCCTTCCCCGGGGCGGAAGAGGTAGAGCCCCTTGAGGATGCCCTCCCGGATCCGGTCCTTGGGCTCGGGCATGGGGGGGTGGGGGTAGTTCTCGTTGGCGATGGTGAGGTAGTAGAAGGTGTCCTCTCCCTCCCGGTACATGCGCCTGAGGCCGTCCTCCAGGATCACCGCCAGCTCAAAGGCGTAGGCGGGGTCGTAGGCCCTGAGGGTGGGGGCGGCCAGGGCGTAGACGTGGCTTTGGCCGTCCTGGTGCTGGAGCCCCTCCCCGAGGAGGGTGGTGCGCCCCGCGGTGGCCCCCATGAGGAAGCCCCGGGCGCGCTGGTCGGCCGCGGCCCAGACCAGGTCCCCGATCCTTTGCAGGCCGAACATGGAGTAGGTGAGGAGGAAGGGGATGGTGGGGATGCCCCAGTGGGCGTAGGCGGTGCCCGCGGCGATGAAGTCGGCCATGGCCCCGGCCTCGGTGATGCCCTCCTCCAGGATCTGCCCTTCCTTGCTCTCCCGGTAGGTGGTGAGGGTGCCGGCGTCCACGGGGATGTAGAGCTGCCCCTGGGGAGAGTAGATCCCCACCTGGGCGATCAGGGCCTCCATGCCAAAGGTCCGGGCCTCGTCCGGCACGATGGGCACGATGAGCTTCCCGACCACCGGGTGGCGGAGCAGCTTGGCGAGGATGCGCACGAAGGCCATGGTGGTGGAGATGGCCCGCCCCCCGGAGCCCTCGTAGAACTCCTGGAAGAAGTCTTCCCCGGGGACCTCGAGGCCTCCCTGGAAGCGCACCCGGCGCTCGGGCACGAACCCCCCCAGGGCCTTCCTGCGCTCCAGGGTGTACCGCACCTCGGGGGAGTCCGGCCCCGGGTGGTAGTAGGGAAGCTCCCCTAGCCTCTCCTCGGGGATGGGGATCCCCAGGAAGGCGCGGGCCTCCTTCAGGTCCTCGTCGGTGAGCTTCTTCACCTGGTGGGCCACGTTCTTGGCCATGGCCGTGGGGCCCATGCCGTACCCCTTGATGGTGCGGGCGAGGATGACCACGGGGCTGCCCTTGTGCTCAAAGGCGGCCTTGTAGGCGGCGTAGATCTTCCTAAGGTCGTGCCCGCCCCGGGCCCGGGTGAGCTCGGTGAGCTCCTCGTCCGTCATGCCCTCTATGAGCCGCTTGAGCTCCGGGGTGTTGAAGAACCGCTCCCTTAGCTCCTTCCCCCCGAAGGCGGCGTAGCGCTGGCTCTCCCCGTCCACCAGGGCCTCAAATCGCCTTAGGAGGTGGCCCTCCTGGTCCTTGGCGATGAGGGCGTCCCAGGCCGAGCCCCAGACCACCTTGATCACCCGCCAGCCCGCGCCCCGGTAGAGCCTCTCCAGCTCCTGGATGACCTTGGAGTTGCCCCGCACCGGGCCATCCAAGCGCTGGAGGTTGCAGTTCACCACGAAGATGAGGTTGTCCAGCCCCTCCCTTGCGGCGAGGTGCAACGCCCCCACCGTCTCCGGCTCGTCGTGCTCCCCGTCGCCCAGGAAGGCCCAGACCTTGGCGGAGCTCTTGGGCTTCAGGCCCCGGTCCTCGAGGTAGCGCATGAACCGGGCCTGGTAAATGGCCTGGATGGGCCCGAGGCCCATGGAGACGGTGGGGAACTCCCAGAAGTCGGGCATGAGCCAGGGGTGGGGGTAGCTGGAAAGCCCCCTGCCCCCCGGCACCGGGGGGTGGACCTCGCGGCGGAAGTTCTCCAGGTCCTCCTCCTTAAGCCGGCCCTCGAGGAAGGCCCGGGCGTAGTTCCCAGGGGAGGCGTGGCCCTGGAAGAAGACCAGGTCCCGGTCCAGCCCCGCCTCCGGACCGCGGAAGAAGTGGTGGAAGCCCACCTCGTAGAGCTCGGCGATGGAGGCGTAGGTGGAGATGTGCCCCCCGATGCCTTCCGCCTTCTGGTTGGCCCGCGTGACCATCACCGCCACGTTCCAGCGCAGGATGTTGGCGATGCGCCGCTCCAGCTCCAAATCCCCGGGGTAAGGGGGTTCCAGCGCCTTGGGGATGGTGTTCAGGTAGGGCGTGGAGAGGCGGTTGGGCGGCGAAAAGCCCTGCAGGTAGAGGTACTCGTCCAA
Above is a window of Thermus islandicus DSM 21543 DNA encoding:
- a CDS encoding 2-oxo acid dehydrogenase subunit E2, which gives rise to MELRLPELGDNVTQATVVGVLVKEGDPVAPGQPLLELETDKAVMEVPAEVGGVVKRVLVRVGEEVRPGQPFLELAAVDAEAPPKAKEDQASSRGASPAEPPPVAAASPPAPEPGERRLVPAAPSVRRLARELGVDILKVQGTGLAGRITEEDVRRAAGLLETPRPSEPLPPAPRLPDFGQWGPVRREPMSGVRKATSRAMAQAWAQVPMVTHFDEADITELEALRKRYAKKAEERGFRLTLTAFLLKALALTLRAYPKFNASLDPERQEVIYKDYVHIGVAVDTPHGLLVPVIRDVDKKGVLALARELQALSERARERKLTPEEMQGGTFSLSNLGGIGGVGFTPIVNWPEVAILGVSRSQVKPVWDAEKEAFVPRLLMPFGLTYDHRLIDGAEAARFCRHLAGLLEDPVGLALE
- the aceE gene encoding pyruvate dehydrogenase (acetyl-transferring), homodimeric type, producing MTEEALKRALEALSPEERERLKEVENREWRESLEYVLRVEGPERVEELLRFLDEYLYLQGFSPPNRLSTPYLNTIPKALEPPYPGDLELERRIANILRWNVAVMVTRANQKAEGIGGHISTYASIAELYEVGFHHFFRGPEAGLDRDLVFFQGHASPGNYARAFLEGRLKEEDLENFRREVHPPVPGGRGLSSYPHPWLMPDFWEFPTVSMGLGPIQAIYQARFMRYLEDRGLKPKSSAKVWAFLGDGEHDEPETVGALHLAAREGLDNLIFVVNCNLQRLDGPVRGNSKVIQELERLYRGAGWRVIKVVWGSAWDALIAKDQEGHLLRRFEALVDGESQRYAAFGGKELRERFFNTPELKRLIEGMTDEELTELTRARGGHDLRKIYAAYKAAFEHKGSPVVILARTIKGYGMGPTAMAKNVAHQVKKLTDEDLKEARAFLGIPIPEERLGELPYYHPGPDSPEVRYTLERRKALGGFVPERRVRFQGGLEVPGEDFFQEFYEGSGGRAISTTMAFVRILAKLLRHPVVGKLIVPIVPDEARTFGMEALIAQVGIYSPQGQLYIPVDAGTLTTYRESKEGQILEEGITEAGAMADFIAAGTAYAHWGIPTIPFLLTYSMFGLQRIGDLVWAAADQRARGFLMGATAGRTTLLGEGLQHQDGQSHVYALAAPTLRAYDPAYAFELAVILEDGLRRMYREGEDTFYYLTIANENYPHPPMPEPKDRIREGILKGLYLFRPGEGQGLRVQLWGSGSILNEALKAQELLQEFGVVADVWSATSYKALYLDALEAEREGWLLGRPRRPYVAEALEGHEGPVVAATDYLKALPNLVRDYLNRPFLALGTDGFGRSDTREALRDFFEVDARHIAYAALVLLVEGGGLAAAVLEEARQRFGLSLEEVPPHRR